One Streptococcus sp. DTU_2020_1001019_1_SI_AUS_MUR_006 DNA window includes the following coding sequences:
- a CDS encoding M42 family metallopeptidase, with protein MNQTVEYIKELTAIASPTGFTREITNYLVETLEKLGYQPVRMAKGGVNVTIKGKNNEQQRYVTAHVDTLGAIVRAVKPDGRLKMDRIGGYPWNMIEGENCTVHVASTGKTVSGTILIHQTSCHVYKDAGTAERTQDNMEVRLDEKVTNEKETRALGIEVGDFISFDPRTVVTETGFIKSRHLDDKVSAAILLNLLKVYKEEGIELPVTTHFAFSVFEEVGHGANSSIPSQVVEYLAVDMGAMGDDQQTDEYTVSICVKDASGPYHYEFRQHLVALAKEQDIPFKLDIYPFYGSDASAAMSAGAEVKHALLGAGIESSHSYERTHIDSVVATERMVDAYLKSELVD; from the coding sequence ATGAATCAAACTGTAGAATATATCAAAGAACTAACTGCTATTGCGTCACCAACAGGTTTTACGCGTGAAATTACGAATTATCTAGTTGAGACGCTTGAAAAACTAGGCTATCAACCAGTCCGCATGGCTAAGGGTGGAGTGAACGTTACCATTAAAGGTAAAAATAATGAGCAACAACGCTATGTGACCGCCCATGTGGATACCCTGGGAGCTATCGTTCGCGCTGTTAAACCAGATGGTCGTCTCAAGATGGACCGTATCGGTGGTTATCCTTGGAACATGATTGAAGGCGAAAACTGTACGGTCCATGTAGCTAGTACAGGGAAAACTGTTTCAGGTACGATTTTGATCCACCAAACTTCTTGCCACGTATATAAAGATGCTGGAACTGCTGAACGCACACAGGACAATATGGAAGTTCGTTTGGATGAAAAAGTAACCAATGAAAAAGAAACGCGCGCACTCGGTATCGAGGTTGGTGATTTTATCAGCTTTGACCCTCGAACTGTCGTGACTGAGACAGGCTTTATCAAGTCTCGTCATTTGGATGACAAGGTCAGCGCAGCTATTCTCCTTAATCTCCTTAAAGTATACAAAGAAGAAGGGATTGAACTTCCTGTCACTACGCATTTTGCCTTTTCAGTCTTTGAAGAAGTGGGGCATGGTGCTAACTCAAGTATCCCAAGTCAAGTTGTCGAATATCTAGCGGTAGATATGGGAGCAATGGGAGATGACCAGCAGACGGATGAGTACACAGTGTCAATCTGTGTCAAAGATGCTTCTGGTCCTTACCACTATGAATTCCGTCAACACTTGGTAGCTCTCGCAAAAGAGCAAGACATTCCATTTAAGCTAGATATTTATCCATTTTATGGTTCAGATGCCTCTGCAGCGATGTCAGCTGGAGCAGAGGTCAAGCATGCTCTTCTAGGAGCAGGTATTGAATCAAGCCATTCTTACGAGCGTACTCATATTGATTCTGTAGTGGCTACTGAGCGTATGGTGGACGCCTATCTCAAGAGTGAGTTGGTGGACTGA
- the brnQ gene encoding branched-chain amino acid transport system II carrier protein, whose protein sequence is MAKKGALTGLLLFGIFFGAGNLIFPPTLGAQSGENFLPAIAGFVFSGVGIAVLTLIIGTLNPKGYIYEISKKISPWFATIYLAVLYLSIGPFFAIPRTATTSFEVGISPLLDQADKGLGLIVFTILYFVAAYLISLNPSKILDRIGRILTPVFAILIVILVILGAFKYGGNAPQAASGAYQASAFGAGFLEGYNTLDALASVAFSVIAVQTLKQLGFSSKKEYISTIWVVGIVVALGFSALYIGLGFLGNHFPVTEEAMKSGTPGVYILSQATQEIFGSTAQLFLAAMVTVTCFTTTVGLIVSTAEFFNGRFPQVSYKVYATVFTLIGFAIANLGLSAIIKYSVPVLVILYPITIDIVMIVIVNKFVALSKPGMQLTVGIVTAIAIASVLGSTFKVEILANIVNALPFAEASLPWLVPAIIGILLSLVLPNKQESEAFEME, encoded by the coding sequence ATGGCTAAAAAAGGTGCTTTAACAGGATTACTCCTGTTTGGAATATTTTTTGGAGCAGGTAACTTGATTTTCCCTCCAACTCTAGGCGCACAGTCTGGAGAAAACTTTCTCCCTGCCATTGCAGGATTTGTATTTTCGGGTGTTGGGATTGCCGTCCTAACCTTGATCATTGGTACCCTTAATCCTAAGGGGTATATCTATGAAATTTCTAAGAAAATTTCTCCATGGTTTGCGACGATTTATCTTGCAGTTTTGTACTTGTCGATTGGCCCATTCTTTGCCATCCCTCGTACAGCAACGACATCGTTTGAAGTTGGTATTAGTCCACTCTTGGATCAAGCAGATAAAGGTTTAGGTTTGATTGTCTTCACCATTCTTTACTTTGTAGCTGCCTACCTAATCTCGCTGAATCCTTCAAAAATCTTGGATCGTATCGGTCGAATCTTGACTCCAGTTTTTGCCATCTTAATTGTTATTCTGGTTATCCTTGGAGCTTTCAAGTATGGTGGGAATGCACCACAAGCAGCTTCAGGCGCTTATCAAGCTTCAGCCTTTGGTGCAGGTTTCCTTGAAGGATACAATACACTTGATGCGCTTGCATCGGTTGCCTTCAGTGTTATTGCAGTACAAACCTTGAAACAACTTGGTTTTTCAAGTAAGAAAGAGTACATTTCAACCATTTGGGTAGTTGGAATTGTTGTAGCACTCGGATTTAGTGCTCTCTACATCGGTCTAGGTTTCTTGGGCAATCATTTCCCAGTAACAGAAGAAGCAATGAAGAGTGGAACTCCCGGAGTTTATATCTTGTCTCAAGCAACGCAAGAAATCTTTGGTTCTACTGCTCAGCTTTTCCTTGCAGCTATGGTAACCGTTACTTGCTTTACAACGACTGTAGGGTTGATTGTATCAACTGCCGAGTTCTTTAACGGACGTTTCCCACAAGTCAGCTACAAGGTTTATGCAACAGTCTTTACCTTGATTGGTTTTGCTATTGCAAATCTTGGTTTGAGTGCTATTATTAAGTACTCTGTACCAGTTCTCGTTATTTTGTACCCAATTACGATTGACATTGTCATGATTGTGATTGTGAACAAGTTTGTTGCTCTTTCAAAACCAGGAATGCAATTAACTGTTGGTATTGTCACAGCCATTGCTATTGCAAGTGTTTTAGGCTCTACTTTTAAAGTTGAGATCCTTGCAAATATCGTGAACGCTCTACCATTTGCGGAGGCTTCTCTGCCATGGTTGGTACCAGCTATTATTGGTATTCTACTTTCTCTTGTTCTTCCAAATAAACAAGAAAGTGAAGCTTTTGAAATGGAATAA
- a CDS encoding rhodanese-like domain-containing protein, translated as MNEITFDDFYQLYQRESLSVLDVREVEEFEALHLEGALNSPLSQLADTYEQLDKTQPYYVICKSGMRSARACQFLAEQGYEVINVQGGMDALE; from the coding sequence ATGAACGAAATTACTTTTGACGATTTTTATCAGCTTTATCAGAGAGAGTCGCTTTCTGTATTGGATGTGAGAGAAGTAGAGGAATTTGAGGCTCTTCATTTAGAAGGTGCTCTTAATTCCCCTCTGAGTCAACTGGCAGATACTTATGAGCAACTAGATAAAACCCAGCCTTACTACGTGATCTGTAAGTCAGGAATGCGTTCAGCACGCGCTTGTCAATTTTTAGCAGAACAAGGATATGAGGTTATCAATGTCCAAGGTGGCATGGATGCCTTAGAATAA
- a CDS encoding uracil-DNA glycosylase family protein, which yields MSQIERIKQAIIEDPQNASYTEQGIEPLFAAPKTARINIIGQAPGLKTQEAGLYWKDKSGDRLREWLGVDEDTFYNSGYFAVLPMDFYFPGHGKSGDLPPRPGFAEKWHPKLLKELPDIQLTLLIGQYAQAYYLHEKVSGKVTDRVHRFKDYLPDYFPLVHPSPRNQIWMKKNPWFEEEVVPDLKKRIKIILGEKE from the coding sequence ATGTCTCAAATCGAAAGAATCAAGCAAGCTATCATAGAGGATCCACAGAATGCCAGTTACACTGAGCAAGGCATCGAGCCACTCTTTGCAGCACCAAAAACAGCTCGTATCAATATCATTGGCCAGGCACCTGGTCTCAAAACCCAAGAAGCAGGGCTATACTGGAAGGATAAAAGTGGGGACCGCTTGCGCGAATGGTTGGGTGTGGATGAAGACACTTTTTACAACTCAGGTTACTTTGCAGTCCTGCCCATGGATTTCTACTTTCCAGGTCATGGGAAATCGGGTGACCTGCCACCTCGTCCAGGTTTTGCAGAAAAATGGCATCCAAAACTCTTGAAGGAGTTACCAGATATTCAATTGACGCTCTTGATTGGTCAGTATGCCCAAGCCTACTATCTACATGAGAAAGTTAGTGGCAAGGTGACAGACCGTGTGCATCGATTTAAAGATTATTTGCCTGATTATTTCCCTCTGGTACACCCATCACCACGTAATCAAATTTGGATGAAAAAAAATCCTTGGTTTGAGGAAGAAGTGGTTCCAGATTTGAAAAAAAGAATTAAAATTATTTTAGGAGAAAAAGAATGA
- the pepV gene encoding dipeptidase PepV, whose amino-acid sequence MTVIDFTAEVEKRKEDLLADLFSLLEINSERDDSKADAEHPFGPGPVKALEKFLEIADRDGYPTKNVDNYAGHFEFGEGEEVLGIFAHMDVVPAGSGWDTDPYTPTIKDGRLYARGASDDKGPTTACYYGLKIIKELGLPTSKKVRFIVGTDEESGWADMDYYFEHVGLAKPDFGFSPDAEFPIINGEKGNITEYLHFAGENTGLVRLHSFTGGLRENMVPESATAVVSGDLADLQGKLDAFVAEHKLRGEIQEENGQYKVTVIGKSAHGAMPASGVNGATYLALFLSQFAFEGPAKDYLDIAGKILLNDHEGKNLKVAHVDEKMGALSMNAGVFRFDETSADNTIALNFRYPKGTSPEQIKSVLETLPVDSVSLSEHGHTPHYVPMEDPLVQTLLNVYEKQTGLKGHEQVIGGGTFGRLLERGVAYGAMFPDSIDTMHQANEFIALDDLFRAAAIYAEAIYELIK is encoded by the coding sequence ATGACAGTTATTGATTTTACAGCAGAAGTAGAAAAACGGAAAGAAGACCTCTTGGCTGACTTGTTTAGCCTTTTGGAAATCAACTCAGAACGTGATGACAGCAAGGCAGATGCTGAGCATCCATTTGGCCCTGGGCCAGTAAAAGCCTTGGAAAAATTCCTTGAAATCGCAGACCGTGATGGCTACCCAACAAAAAATGTCGACAATTATGCAGGACATTTCGAGTTTGGTGAAGGAGAAGAAGTTCTTGGAATCTTTGCCCACATGGACGTAGTGCCGGCTGGTAGCGGTTGGGACACTGACCCTTACACTCCAACTATCAAAGATGGTCGTCTTTATGCGCGTGGTGCTTCTGATGACAAGGGGCCAACTACAGCATGTTACTATGGTTTGAAAATCATCAAAGAATTGGGACTTCCAACTTCTAAGAAAGTTCGTTTCATCGTCGGAACTGACGAAGAATCAGGTTGGGCAGATATGGACTACTACTTTGAGCATGTAGGACTTGCAAAACCAGACTTTGGTTTTTCTCCAGATGCTGAATTCCCTATCATCAATGGTGAAAAAGGAAACATCACAGAATACCTTCACTTTGCTGGTGAAAATACTGGTTTAGTTCGTCTTCACAGCTTCACAGGTGGTTTGCGTGAAAACATGGTTCCTGAATCAGCAACAGCAGTCGTTTCAGGTGACTTAGCTGACTTGCAAGGGAAACTAGACGCTTTCGTTGCAGAGCACAAACTCAGAGGAGAAATCCAAGAAGAGAACGGTCAGTACAAGGTGACTGTAATTGGTAAATCAGCCCATGGTGCCATGCCTGCTTCGGGTGTCAATGGTGCAACTTATCTTGCCCTCTTCCTAAGCCAATTTGCTTTTGAAGGACCTGCAAAAGACTATCTTGACATTGCTGGTAAGATTCTTTTGAACGACCACGAAGGGAAGAACTTGAAAGTAGCTCATGTGGATGAAAAGATGGGTGCACTTTCTATGAATGCGGGTGTCTTCCGCTTTGACGAAACAAGTGCTGACAATACCATTGCCCTCAACTTCCGTTATCCAAAAGGAACAAGCCCAGAGCAAATCAAGTCAGTTCTTGAAACCTTGCCTGTTGATTCTGTTAGCTTGTCAGAACACGGACACACACCTCACTATGTGCCAATGGAAGATCCACTTGTCCAAACCTTGTTGAATGTTTATGAAAAACAAACTGGACTTAAAGGTCATGAACAAGTCATCGGTGGTGGAACATTTGGACGATTGTTAGAGCGTGGTGTAGCCTACGGTGCTATGTTCCCAGACTCTATCGATACTATGCACCAAGCCAACGAATTTATCGCTTTGGATGATCTTTTCCGTGCAGCAGCAATCTACGCTGAAGCTATTTACGAATTGATCAAATAA
- a CDS encoding nitroreductase family protein: MKFLELNKKRHATKHFIDKPVDPKDVRMAIEIATLAPSAHNSQPWKFVVVRERNAELAKLAYGSNFEQVASAPVTIALFTDTDLAKRARKIARIGGANNFSEEQLQYFMKNLPAEFARYNEQQVSDYLALNAGLVAMNLVLALTDQGIGSNIILGFDKSKVNEVLEIEERFRPELLITVGYTDEKLEPSYRLPVDEIIEKR; the protein is encoded by the coding sequence ATGAAATTTCTTGAGTTAAATAAAAAACGTCATGCGACCAAGCATTTTATTGATAAACCTGTCGATCCTAAAGATGTGCGTATGGCTATCGAAATCGCAACCTTGGCACCAAGCGCTCACAACAGTCAACCTTGGAAATTTGTCGTGGTTCGTGAGAGAAATGCTGAACTAGCAAAATTGGCTTACGGTTCAAACTTTGAGCAAGTAGCATCTGCACCTGTAACCATTGCCTTGTTTACAGATACAGACTTAGCCAAACGCGCTCGCAAGATTGCTCGTATTGGTGGTGCCAATAATTTCTCAGAAGAGCAGCTTCAATATTTTATGAAAAATCTTCCAGCAGAATTTGCGCGTTACAACGAACAACAAGTCAGTGACTACTTGGCTCTTAATGCTGGGCTTGTAGCTATGAACTTAGTCCTTGCTTTGACTGACCAAGGAATCGGATCAAACATTATCCTTGGTTTTGACAAATCAAAAGTCAATGAAGTCTTGGAAATCGAAGAACGCTTCCGTCCAGAGCTCTTGATTACAGTGGGATACACAGATGAGAAGTTAGAACCAAGCTATCGCTTGCCAGTAGATGAAATTATCGAAAAAAGATAG
- a CDS encoding amino acid ABC transporter substrate-binding protein, protein MKKLFLLLAISPLLVACGQSKQDSASTSTASPKTIVVATAGDIPPFDFEKDGNLTGYDVEVLKAVDEKLDQYKIEFQKTAWESIFPGVDAGRYQAAANNLSYTKERAAKYLYSLPIAKNPLVLVSRKDKTLTSLQDIAGKTTQDDTGTSTAKVVTDWNQSHSDNPATIQYSGEDVAKRLTDLSNGEFDFLIFDKISVQKIIQDRGLDLNLVDLESNDNPNNYIIFSSDQKEFKDQFDKVLKELYQDGTLEKLSKTYLGGSYLPDQSQLQ, encoded by the coding sequence ATGAAAAAATTATTCTTATTATTAGCCATTAGTCCCTTGTTGGTCGCCTGTGGGCAATCTAAACAGGATAGTGCTTCTACTTCCACTGCTAGTCCTAAAACCATTGTTGTAGCAACTGCTGGAGACATCCCACCTTTTGATTTTGAAAAAGATGGTAATTTGACCGGATATGATGTTGAGGTGTTAAAAGCAGTCGATGAAAAACTGGATCAATACAAGATTGAATTTCAAAAAACAGCTTGGGAAAGTATCTTCCCTGGAGTGGACGCTGGCCGTTACCAAGCTGCTGCCAACAACTTAAGCTACACCAAAGAGAGAGCAGCCAAATACCTCTACTCCCTACCTATCGCTAAAAATCCTTTGGTTCTCGTGAGCAGAAAAGACAAGACTCTTACTTCTCTGCAAGACATCGCTGGTAAAACTACTCAGGATGATACAGGAACTTCTACTGCCAAAGTCGTTACAGACTGGAACCAAAGCCACTCCGACAATCCTGCAACTATCCAATACTCTGGTGAGGATGTCGCTAAACGTCTGACTGATCTTTCAAATGGCGAGTTTGATTTCCTAATCTTTGATAAAATCTCTGTTCAAAAAATTATTCAAGACCGAGGTTTAGACTTGAACCTAGTCGACTTGGAAAGCAATGACAATCCAAACAATTACATCATCTTTTCAAGTGACCAAAAAGAATTTAAAGACCAATTTGACAAGGTCCTCAAAGAACTCTACCAAGATGGAACCCTTGAAAAACTCAGCAAAACCTATCTCGGTGGTTCTTACCTACCAGATCAATCTCAATTACAATAA
- a CDS encoding metallophosphoesterase family protein: MNHKIAILSDIHGNTTALAGVLEDAKKLGATEYWLLGDIFLPGPGANDLVALLKDLPITASVRGNWDDCVLEALSGQYGLEDPEEIQFLRMTQYLMERINPEHIDWLRKLPMIAKKEVEGLRFSLSHNLPEKNYGGDLLVENNTDKFDQLLDEVTDVAVYGHVHKQLLRYGSQGQQIINPGSIGMPYFNWKELKNHRAQYALLEVENGELVNIQFRKVAYDYEAELESAKTKDLPFIEMYEELRREDNYQGHNRELLASLIEKHGYVEDVKNYFDFL; encoded by the coding sequence ATGAACCATAAGATTGCAATTTTATCAGACATTCATGGCAACACGACCGCCTTAGCTGGAGTGCTTGAAGACGCTAAAAAATTGGGAGCGACTGAATATTGGCTTCTGGGAGATATTTTTCTTCCTGGGCCGGGAGCAAATGACTTGGTGGCTCTTTTGAAAGACCTTCCCATTACAGCATCCGTTCGAGGGAACTGGGATGATTGTGTGTTAGAGGCTTTAAGTGGGCAATATGGTCTAGAAGATCCCGAAGAAATTCAGTTTCTCAGGATGACTCAGTATCTGATGGAGCGCATAAACCCCGAGCATATTGATTGGTTGAGAAAGCTACCTATGATAGCCAAGAAAGAAGTCGAAGGCTTGCGCTTTTCTCTTTCACATAATTTGCCTGAGAAAAATTATGGTGGTGATTTGCTGGTTGAAAATAATACAGATAAATTTGACCAACTGCTAGATGAGGTAACGGACGTGGCGGTCTATGGTCATGTTCACAAGCAGTTGCTTCGTTATGGTAGCCAAGGGCAACAAATCATCAATCCAGGTTCGATTGGTATGCCTTATTTTAACTGGAAAGAGCTGAAAAATCACCGAGCCCAGTATGCCTTACTCGAAGTTGAAAATGGTGAATTGGTCAATATCCAATTTCGAAAAGTTGCTTATGATTATGAAGCAGAGCTAGAATCAGCCAAAACCAAAGATCTTCCTTTTATCGAAATGTATGAAGAATTACGACGTGAGGACAACTATCAAGGACATAATAGGGAATTACTTGCTAGCCTAATTGAAAAGCATGGCTATGTGGAGGATGTGAAGAATTATTTTGATTTTTTGTAA
- a CDS encoding helix-turn-helix transcriptional regulator, with amino-acid sequence MNRVKEFRKELGKSQLELAKDIGVSRQTINMIENDKYNPTLELCLNLARSLQTDLNSLFWEDDF; translated from the coding sequence ATGAATCGTGTGAAAGAATTCCGCAAGGAACTGGGAAAGTCCCAACTCGAACTTGCCAAGGATATTGGTGTCTCGAGACAAACCATTAATATGATTGAAAACGACAAGTACAATCCTACCCTGGAACTCTGTCTCAATCTCGCCCGCAGCCTCCAAACTGACCTCAACAGTCTCTTTTGGGAGGATGATTTTTAA
- a CDS encoding DUF3278 domain-containing protein: MKKEPLYEKLIKRIYGISGPLDEHKRREADHIGNKVFMVLFYLMTLGNLIPFVLAFRYPQVVAFGYPIIIFLIFMVCAIYVTSQTTKTGIASIDPDVLNQKEKKQLRNPGLKAGLIYGIVMLFGMPLLNILMDDSKSYLTALLNTRSILSTIVAAFFFGLTVHIVITLRIQKAREDQDDD; this comes from the coding sequence ATGAAAAAAGAACCCCTCTATGAAAAACTGATCAAACGTATCTATGGCATTTCAGGGCCACTTGATGAACACAAACGGCGCGAGGCTGACCACATCGGGAATAAAGTCTTTATGGTTCTCTTTTACCTCATGACTTTAGGCAATCTTATTCCCTTTGTCCTTGCTTTTAGATATCCCCAAGTAGTCGCTTTTGGATATCCAATCATTATCTTTCTAATTTTCATGGTTTGTGCTATCTATGTCACTAGTCAAACTACAAAAACTGGTATTGCTTCTATTGATCCTGACGTGTTGAACCAGAAGGAAAAGAAACAGTTACGTAATCCTGGACTTAAAGCTGGTCTGATCTATGGAATAGTCATGTTATTTGGAATGCCACTTCTCAATATTCTAATGGATGATAGCAAAAGCTATCTTACCGCTCTTTTAAATACAAGAAGTATCTTGTCAACCATCGTTGCAGCCTTCTTTTTCGGATTAACAGTGCATATTGTCATCACTCTTCGTATTCAAAAAGCTAGAGAAGATCAAGACGACGATTAG
- a CDS encoding DUF3278 domain-containing protein, translating to MKKEDLTTRLVRNFFHIQGPFDECRQEVIYKACARSMVQIFYSSFFLFLFYLLFGRFIEIVRTAMPYLYFLMIFALSLKARYSTRGLHLEDDDQSEIPQITYSKHQIKLRSWLVGISIPTLYLFILFSKKVILENHSITDFFLQFLELKMIAFFLLVGLGVGSIFGTMTYYFLSEHEEQ from the coding sequence ATGAAAAAAGAAGATTTAACAACTCGCTTAGTTCGAAATTTCTTTCATATCCAAGGACCATTTGATGAATGCCGTCAAGAGGTCATCTACAAGGCTTGCGCCCGTTCCATGGTCCAAATCTTTTACTCTTCCTTCTTTCTCTTCCTGTTCTATCTTTTGTTTGGGCGCTTTATAGAGATAGTTCGAACGGCTATGCCCTATCTCTACTTCTTGATGATTTTTGCCCTCAGTCTCAAGGCAAGATATTCTACTAGAGGGCTCCACTTAGAAGATGATGATCAATCCGAGATTCCACAAATCACTTACAGCAAGCATCAAATCAAGTTAAGAAGTTGGTTAGTTGGAATTAGCATCCCAACTCTCTACTTATTTATCCTATTTTCCAAAAAAGTAATCCTTGAAAATCACTCGATTACAGATTTCTTCTTGCAGTTTCTAGAACTCAAAATGATCGCTTTTTTCCTATTAGTAGGACTTGGAGTAGGATCAATCTTCGGTACTATGACTTATTATTTTTTATCCGAACATGAAGAACAGTAG
- a CDS encoding TDT family transporter, with protein sequence MKKLPLAFSGCLLGLAGAGNLILDIFPLLSHVFSLSGLILWFYFLYSHLSDWQESQQELKKAPLLSGMATFPMAGMILSTYLLRILPTSMSIIAQALWWFAFLLDVGLIIYFTKNYVQTKPRTSATPSWTVLYVGIAVASLTYPVVGIVEIAYGAWIFGFTLTLFLYPLIYQDLKSNPLPRALLGQEGIYCAPFSLLLAALVRIGGSGLHVWILLVMILASQTFFFFVLSRLPRILKQGFQPAFSALTFPTIITATSLKMVQGILQFPVLNLLVWLETIICLTILVYVLVEYMRYLRN encoded by the coding sequence ATGAAAAAACTCCCCTTGGCCTTTTCAGGGTGCTTATTGGGATTGGCTGGAGCAGGCAATCTCATATTGGATATTTTTCCACTATTATCGCACGTCTTTAGTTTGTCAGGCTTGATTTTATGGTTTTATTTTTTATACAGTCATCTTAGTGATTGGCAAGAAAGCCAGCAAGAACTTAAGAAAGCTCCTCTATTATCGGGAATGGCGACCTTTCCCATGGCAGGGATGATTTTATCAACCTACTTACTGCGAATCTTACCTACGAGTATGAGTATCATAGCGCAAGCTCTTTGGTGGTTTGCTTTTCTTCTAGATGTAGGTTTAATCATCTACTTCACTAAAAATTATGTGCAGACTAAACCAAGAACGAGCGCAACGCCAAGTTGGACAGTTCTTTATGTGGGAATAGCAGTAGCAAGCTTGACCTACCCAGTGGTGGGCATAGTCGAGATTGCCTATGGCGCTTGGATTTTTGGATTTACCTTAACCCTTTTCCTTTATCCTCTGATTTATCAAGATTTGAAAAGTAATCCATTGCCACGGGCTTTACTGGGGCAAGAAGGAATCTACTGTGCTCCCTTTTCTCTACTGTTAGCAGCACTCGTTCGGATCGGAGGTTCAGGTCTTCATGTTTGGATTTTGCTAGTCATGATCCTTGCTTCACAAACTTTCTTTTTCTTTGTCCTCAGTCGTTTACCAAGGATTTTAAAACAGGGATTTCAACCAGCTTTTTCAGCCCTAACCTTCCCAACTATCATCACAGCAACTTCATTGAAAATGGTCCAAGGCATCCTGCAGTTTCCAGTCCTAAACCTTCTCGTTTGGCTGGAAACGATCATTTGTTTAACAATCCTTGTCTATGTATTAGTAGAATATATGCGGTATTTAAGAAACTAA
- a CDS encoding acyl-CoA dehydrogenase family protein has translation MGFFSEEFLSWLDQHADEIDKKSCQAGEELIEKIAAEGAFRVGVPKVLGGLGGNDQDVIDILAELAQHSLTASFISWGQRTLIDNILHTDNAYFKEVYLEKLLSGEYAGATALSNAVKYLSDLEELNVRILEENGNYYLKGRLPWVTNARRDRFLTIFVAGFADDPSTSYVVVVPSDAENFSRSEDLEFVSLQGGNTAALTFNKVPLKEEWILSKDAHQFLAQNRPAFLGYQFGLAFGLAERSLSEVEKELGKRGVLKEEWQHQVEQLDGIRHSLYQGLSEESYFVRNPRELFQLRIDIVDVVAQSLLLELQAGGGRGYFSKSTSGFIRRWNEGAFLPIVSPSAVQLRHILATN, from the coding sequence ATGGGATTTTTTTCAGAAGAATTTTTAAGCTGGTTAGACCAGCACGCTGATGAAATTGACAAAAAATCATGTCAAGCTGGAGAAGAACTGATTGAGAAAATTGCTGCAGAAGGCGCCTTTCGTGTAGGGGTTCCCAAAGTTCTTGGAGGGCTAGGTGGAAATGATCAAGATGTTATCGATATCCTTGCTGAACTCGCTCAACATTCCTTAACAGCCTCCTTTATCTCATGGGGGCAACGAACTTTAATAGACAATATTCTACATACTGATAATGCTTATTTCAAAGAAGTTTACTTGGAAAAACTCTTATCAGGAGAATATGCAGGTGCTACGGCCTTATCTAATGCAGTCAAGTATCTATCTGACTTAGAAGAACTAAATGTTCGAATCCTTGAAGAAAATGGGAATTATTACCTAAAAGGCCGACTTCCTTGGGTAACCAATGCTCGTAGGGATCGCTTCCTCACTATTTTTGTAGCAGGATTTGCAGATGATCCGAGTACAAGTTATGTAGTAGTCGTACCATCGGACGCAGAAAACTTTAGTCGTTCCGAAGATTTGGAATTTGTTTCTCTCCAAGGAGGTAATACTGCAGCTCTGACTTTCAACAAGGTTCCTTTAAAGGAAGAGTGGATTCTATCCAAGGATGCTCATCAATTTTTAGCGCAAAATCGTCCAGCCTTTTTAGGCTACCAATTTGGCCTAGCCTTTGGTTTGGCTGAACGTTCACTCTCAGAAGTCGAAAAAGAATTGGGGAAACGAGGTGTCTTGAAAGAAGAATGGCAGCATCAGGTCGAACAGTTAGATGGTATTCGACATTCTCTCTATCAAGGACTATCTGAAGAGTCCTATTTCGTTAGAAATCCGCGTGAGCTATTCCAGTTACGAATCGATATTGTTGATGTTGTTGCCCAAAGTCTCTTATTAGAACTACAAGCTGGTGGCGGTAGAGGATACTTTAGTAAATCGACATCCGGTTTCATACGTCGTTGGAATGAAGGCGCATTTTTGCCAATTGTTTCTCCTAGTGCTGTGCAATTGCGACATATTCTAGCGACAAACTAA